Part of the Labilibaculum antarcticum genome, CACCTCTTGAATTTGTAATGGCGATTCGAAAAAAGAATCTTGATTTTATGAAAGACATAGAAGACCAGAATGGTAGGATGTTTAATGACGAAGAAATAAACTCTTTGCTTAGCAAGGCTCAAGAAAACTATAATTATGAAGATTTTGACACACTCGATTATGACGATAGACCTAGCATAATAGTAACGAAAACAGTCTCTGATGAAAATGGAACGATGCAAACTGTTCGTCGTTCATTAAATCAACTTTCATTAGGACAACAGCAATCTATTTTGCTTGCAATCTTATTACAGTCTAAAAGTAAAGTACCCCTATTGATTGACCAACCCGAAGATAATTTAGATAGTGAATTTATTTACAAGTCTATAGTTAAAAATCTAAGGCGGATAAAAGAATTTCGACAGGTAATTATAGTTACTCACAATCCTAATATTGCAGTTTTGGGAGATGCTGAATTGATTATTCCGTTGAAGAGTACAAGTATAAAATCTGTCATAATGGAAAGAGGTTCAATTGATACTGAACAAACTCGTAAGTCTTGTTGTGAAATATTGGAAGGTGGGAAACAAGCATTTAAAAGAAGACAAGAAATATATAAAATATAAAGGTCAGTTGGTAACAAAAGCTATATGTAATGCGGAATTTAGTGCACTATTGGAATACTGTGAGCTAGATACTTTAGCGATGGTTATGATTTATGAGCATTTTCGGGAATTAAAAAATTGAGTTATGCCAAAAAACAAAGAAGCTTTAAAAAGATATCGAATTATTCACAATATTTTACGAAGAGGCGGAAGACACAAGACTCGTAGAATAGTTGAAATTTGTAATGATGCTGGAATACCTGTTAAACTTCGAACTATCCAAACAGACCTTAAAGATTTAGCTGAGGATACTGAATTAGGTTTCTATTTACCTATTGTGAAAGATGAAAGGACCAAAACATATTTCTATTCAGAAATTCCTGAAAATATCTTTCCATCTTTAGAATTAGAACCTGAAGAAATAACTGCTTTACTTTTTTATGCAAAAACTGTTAGTCAATATAAAGAATATCCTATTTTCAAAGAAATTACGAATGCTGTTCAAAAAGTATTCGATAATTCAAATATTGACCCAGAATTAAAAGAACTATTTGAAAAAGAGACATTGCTCGAAACTGAAAAACATCCACAAATAGGAGGAATTGAGTTAATTTCAGATATTTTAGAGGCAATATCCAAAAAGAAAATTATTGAAATTGAATATCATAAGTTTGATGATGTAATTAAGTGTCATAGACTTAAACCAATTCTTTTAAAAGAGGATAAACAACTTTGGTATATTCTAGGAATAAATGTTAAGCATGATAGACTTATTACTTTTGCATTAGATCGAATTATTGATGTTACTATAACAGAAGATTTATTCGATGAAGTCCCTTTCGATAGTAAAGAATACTTTAAATACTCTTTCGGTATTACAGTTACAGAAGAAGATCCTATTGATGTTATTATTTCATTTAATCCTGAACAAGGAAATTATCTTAAAACCTTACCTATTCATCTTTCTCAAATAGTTTTAGAGGATACAACGAGCAAATTTGTTATTAAAGTTTCTGTTAAACCTTCTTATGAATTTTATTCCAAGATATTCAGTTATGGAAGTTCGGCAACCGTATTAGCCCCAGAATCAATATGTAAAATATTTAAACAAACTTTTGTTGAGGCTTTAAGTCGCTATTAAACGTGCAAATAGAAATTAATTTTTAATTATTTTTTATGACGCAAGTAGAGTGCGTCATGTCATTGTTTATTTGTAACGTAAAATAATATTAACGTTTAAATAAATAATAAAATGTCAAATTCTAAAGAAAAAAAAGAGGTAACCATATTTATAAACGGAGAACCTCATGAAGTTGAAAAAGATGAAATAACTTATGATGAAGTAGTAACACTTGCTTTTCCAGATTTTCCGCAACATCCAGAAAGAACTTATTCTGTGACTTATGAAAGAGGTCAGGGTAACAAACCCACTGGAATCTTATCGCCAGGTGGAACTGTAAAGGTTAAAGAAGGAATGAGATT contains:
- a CDS encoding helix-turn-helix transcriptional regulator; translation: MPKNKEALKRYRIIHNILRRGGRHKTRRIVEICNDAGIPVKLRTIQTDLKDLAEDTELGFYLPIVKDERTKTYFYSEIPENIFPSLELEPEEITALLFYAKTVSQYKEYPIFKEITNAVQKVFDNSNIDPELKELFEKETLLETEKHPQIGGIELISDILEAISKKKIIEIEYHKFDDVIKCHRLKPILLKEDKQLWYILGINVKHDRLITFALDRIIDVTITEDLFDEVPFDSKEYFKYSFGITVTEEDPIDVIISFNPEQGNYLKTLPIHLSQIVLEDTTSKFVIKVSVKPSYEFYSKIFSYGSSATVLAPESICKIFKQTFVEALSRY
- a CDS encoding multiubiquitin domain-containing protein; amino-acid sequence: MSNSKEKKEVTIFINGEPHEVEKDEITYDEVVTLAFPDFPQHPERTYSVTYERGQGNKPTGILSPGGTVKVKEGMRFKVKHTGQS